CAGTGAAATCGCAGAGGGAAGCATTTGTTGCAGAGTGTTAATTTTGGATGGGAAGATTTTCATTCTCTCTTGCATAATTCAGTTTCACAGCTGAAACTGAATTATGCAATTTATGCAGAGGggcttcctttttctctgttaGGTAAGACTGTGTGGGGGCAGAGGCATGTGGAAGGAAACTGCCTACTTATTTCTGTGGCAGCATGAAAACCAAGAAATGGTTGGAAATTATATCCTGGGCTAGAAGGTGCCTTTTAAGCAAAGAGAGTAACTGTGATGGATGAGTCCATTTGCATGGGACTATCCCCTCACAGAAGCTAGGAGGCAGTGATTCACACAGTGCTGTGAGTAGCCGAGAGGTCTCTCTTTTCTAACCCCTGACACGGGGTGAGGTCCCACGCAGAAACCCACACTGCAGGGAAGCAGTGGCTGTGGGTGCGCAGGCACCATGCACAAATCAGGGTGTGCTGATTTGTGCATGGTGCCTGTTTGTGATCAGCGGCTGGGGTTCATAAAATGAATGCGAGGTGGGGCACAGCTGAGTGGCCTGCCGACACCCCAGCAGCGTGTGGTTGGGACAGTCCCAGGGGGAATATGATGAGCACTGTGGCACCTGCCTAGGGCAGAGCAGTAGCTCTTCCCAAGCTCACTGTGACGCTGTGGGCAGTCGCTATCTTCTCTTGGATAGAAAGGGTAAATGCTCTGAAAACAGCTGCTAATATCTGAGTGGTTTTATAGATATTGTTAACACTCTTCTAGGTATTGGTGGCCAGGCTTGTGTTCAGTTCCAAAGACACACACTTTCTAGGGACCTTCAAATTCATAAATGATAAGAACAGGACAGTCAATGAGGAACGGGAAAGGTTCAGGTGCTTGCTATGAAATTCTGTTGCAGTTTAATTCTTTGGTAACAGCAGGCTACTGAGGCAGCCCATTTGCACTAACAAACATGTTCTGAACTGGAATTGCTGCCATGAACCTACCAACACAAGTACTTGCCGTGGTGGAGATGACTTTCAGGTTGCTGGCAACATACCCTGTAACCCATGCCTCTGTCCAGAACAGTATCCTGGGCCTTGAAAAGCAAGTTGTTTAGCAACATGGTACCTCAGTATTGAGTCAGGCAACAGGACctattttcaaagcaattcCATAGTCAACCAGGGCCAAGGAACATGGCATTCATTGCATGTATCACATCCCCTGTCACCTACTGGCTCTGGAAAGATTGAGCAATACAATGAACTTGCTAAAGACTAACCTGAGAGTGGTAAGTGCTGAGACACTGATGTAAATTTAACAGAAGCCACTTCGCTGGTTAACACCAGTGGTTCTGCTGACTGACCTGTTTCTTCCCAGGCAAACGCTCTACACACTGTAGGAGGAAGTAAGGTTACTGTAGTAGATGTAAGGGAACTGCCTGGGAAAGACAGCAAGGATTTCTCCTCCCTTGGGAACAGTTAAATCCGTTTGTGGGATTGCTTTCACTCAAGGATGTGGGTGCGCTTAGAGGGTGACGTGGGAGGATGGGGAAAATGGGCATGCACCTTAAGGAGAATTAACTTAGGGGGGAATTATGTCAGGATTTGAGTTGTATGTTATATCAAGTACTATAGCAGGAACCACCTGAACCAGTGGAGGATAAGAGCCTCACAAGAACCGGGGCAAGTACAGCGATAACCCTGCCAAGACTGGTGTTAGCACCCAACAGTCCATGATGACGTGCTACCCCTCTTGTCCTGAGTGACCACTGTAACAGATGGAGTCACAGACTAAATTACCTGAACAAACTTTAATGGATATTTGGATGTATATCAGAATCAACATCTGATGGTCGCCTGTGGACTTAAGGGAATGACATCAATGTATATGTCAAAGGATAGCGTGAGTGTTCATGAGGGGTTATGAGCATGATGCAAATGATGGAGAATAAGGGGCGGAGATTGTACAGGGcatggctgggatggagttaactttcttcatagcagcctgtATGATGCAGATTTGTAGCTAAACCAGTGTTGATAACACTCTAATATTTGTCTGTTGCTGAACATTGCTTGTACAGCATCAAGgctttccctttttctcacTCTATGCCCTGTTTCCATCTGCCACAAGTGGGCAAGAAGGTGGGAGGACACACAGCCAGCAGAGCTGACCCAAATTAATCAAAGGCTTTTTCCTTCTATATAGCATCTTactcagcaataaaagaagGAGATGGGGGAGGATTGTTGGCTTCCAAGGTGGCTGTTGCTCAGAGACTGACAAGGCATAAGTTTGCTTGTGGGAGGTGGTGAGTGGCTGCATTTGCAtcacttccttttttctgttgtcttcacCTATAAAATTGGCTTCATCTCAAGccatgagttttctcagttttgcttCTCTTATTGTTTCCCCTTTCTTGCTGCTCTGGAATTTCACTGGGATATCTTGCAGGAGCTGTCTGCTATTGAAGctggtatttttttcagtgacattgtctcacttcagtattttcagaGGGCAGTACTGGAATACACTGCTACATGAGCAAGTTCAGTGGATAAAAGACAGGCACTGTATTTGCCAActcctttaaaaaatgttttttaaatacttcagaTTCCCACTCATTGTCCTTTCCGTATACATTTATTgatgctgatttattttttattaatgtaaCTCATGGAAAAGTATCATTTGTCACCCAGCCACGATATTTACCTCTCAGTTACACAACTTGAACTTTGCAGTGCaacaggaggaaaggagaataCGGATTTCAAAGTATGTTATAGGCAGTTGTGgtgtaaataaaaagaattaaaccTAATGCACTAAGATACAATGAAAGATACAGTACAAATCAAATGATCTAATAGAAGAGTGGTACACTGGTCTTACATGGTAGTATTTTTATGGTCAAAAGCAAATTGTAAATTTCAAGCAGGAATCCTGAACTATTATGCATCAGCTGAAGTAACAAAATGCTGTAAGCGTTATCTCTCTCAAGATGAAATTCAGTGAGAATCCTGAGTGTGACGTCTGTACGTTAAAGCTATCTGACttataaaaaaatctctgctctgCCACTGAAAATAGGTGACTGGTGATGGATACATCTGAGGGCAGTTTTAGAgcaaatttttaaaatagcctTGAATACAGCTTCAGTTGCTGCTCTTGAAGCTTTATCTGCACTTTCTCATTTCTGATGCTCTCCATCAAGAAGATCTCAACTTACATCCTCATACaaagtggttttgtgtgtgttttttttattttgggataAATTTCTCAAGAGCTTTATCTAAAATACACTGAGACAAGAAGAAACTGTTAGAGAAACAGTCGTGCACTGCACTTCTCATATCTCTGAGCTTAATCATACAGATCTTCATTGTCTGTGATAGATAATAGAAATACGGAATCTCTACATTTCACTGCAAAAATCAGTGGAGTTTCATCTGCCAAAGTCAGATCCATTTCCAAGGAACTTGGTAAACTGTTAAATAGTGATGCTGTTCATATTCTTACTAACCTGTAGGAGTATGCTTGTCTATAGGTCATCTGTCCCTGTGGCTAGTTTTCAGGTCTGGCATTGTCTCCAATCTCAGACTCCTGTCCAATATGGAAACCAACTATACTTTTGCAGTCTAATAGGGTGGATCAGCAAAAGACAGATCTCTCAGTGTATCTGGAATTACAGTACAGCTGAAATTGTTGCTTTCagactttcaaaataaaaaaggagaaaaaaaaaagaagaaagaatctTCATCCTTATTGTCTTGTGTCTGTCTGGTTTTGAGAATATCATTGAAATTTAATGATAATCGCTCTACTAGTTATGGATGTTAAATCCTCCTGAGACCTTTAATTTTGCCATAATTTTAATACAGATACCTGCTTTTCAAGGCCTACAGTCTTCTCTGAAATACACAAAACCATGGTAAATTGTTTCTGAGTAGCCAGTTTCTACGAGATGCTTCTCATTTCCTCTGGTTATTTGCCATGGACAAGATTATTTCCAACTGACAAGCTTATTCTAATGAGTTTTTTCCCTTACTTCCCCTCAGTGATAATCTGTTCATCTAAGAAAGCTGTGAGGAAGTAGCATGTCAAGGTGTTTTCCATTCATATGCTGGAAGAATGGCAATATTAGCCATCTGTTAATTTAACCTATCAACATGGCCATTGGTGAACGGGGACAGCGAGGAGTATTGCTTGTCTGAGAGAcataaaaatgtgctttcaaaTCAGAATGAGAGAATTTTTCCTGTATGCTTCCATTTTCACTACCCTTGACTGCAATGTTCTGATTATAAATTCTTTGATTAAGCAAAAAACTTTTCTTCCCCCAATGAGAAAGCTGCCAATGACATCACTGCCACTTCATCAAGGAATTCACAGATCTTTCTCCATCTTGCAAATGGAGAAAGCCACGAATGGTGCCATTTGAAGCAGGAATGATTCTGCCTCAATGGAGACAGTAAGAGTGATAATCCTCGGAGTCACAAAAGCCTCAGGGTCCCAGGAGCTGGTGAGGCACAGTGGGAGAGCTTTGGTAATATTCACCATTTGCTGGTCACATCTCTGCTCTACCGATACCACCCGTTTCCACTGTTGGCTCTGACTTCTCTGTGCAGGAAGAACCTTCATGCATAGTTTTCTCCTTAGATCAGTATCCAAGAAAAACAGGATAATCCAAATGTATTGTCATTCTCTGTAGGTCACTCTCATACTTCTCACCAGCTTCTTCACAGataactgtattttctgtccAATTGAGCTATTATTGTGATTGTGTTTTTCAAGCTTTGGTGGTTTCTAATGCTCTTCATCCTGTGCCCTTCCCCAGCAAGGCTAACTTTAAATCTGATATACTTTCCCTCACCTACACAGGACTGATGGTGATTTTATGCACAGAGCTGTGGTGTAGGTTCATTTCTGGATGTTTTGGTGAATCGCATTTTAGCCCTATAGGGTTTGGTAtccagtgtggtttttaacaaaGACAGTTTTTTACAGAGTAAAAAACACACGTGTCTTTGTCCTGTCAATTATATCTATGACACATGGCAATGAGTGTGGTTGCACTTTTCTACAGGATccaaaatacatatatgtgcTAACTTTCACTTGTGGCTGCAGGGCAGACTAGTGCATGGCAAGGCTTTGAAGTGTCTCGTCGTGCATAAGCAGGCTCTGAATGTATGGGTGCATATGCATGTGTCTATAAGAGACAGGATCTGTCCGTGATCACACCTATCCCTAAGGCTGGACTGATATCATGTAACAGTGGCTGCCTGAAACTTGGGCATCTGGTATAAGGAAGTCACCCAGGCTCCTAATGTGTGAAAATGCCCTTCTAGAGGGGAACCCATCCAGTTTTAGACACGCATCTTGGGAAAGAATGTGCTATGCTTGGCAGAGTGTCTAGAGGGATCCTGTAAGAGTCCCTTTGACTAGATATTTAGACAGCTAGAGATAAATGACACAAATACCATCTGCCATTCCTACAGAAAGCTGGGGATCACATTGCTGCTTGGATCTCTTCTTTTTAGCTCTCCTGGCTTTCTGAAATATCTGCAGCTTTTTCACACATATTTTGTGTTGATAAGGATCCACTGCAAGGTGCAGTTTCTACTTTGCCATGTCCAATGACAGCGCAGAAATAGTCAGTAAAGTCTCCTCCTATACAAAACCTGAACAGGGAGAGAAAGACAGATTTAGTTGCATTCCTGACCTAGCTGAACGCAATGCAGTCATATCACTTCCATGAAAGGCAGAGCGGCACCTGGCCTTGCTCCTAAACTATATTATTGTCAGTGGGATTAGAGGCTGCCTTGCTGGACTCTCACTCccattccttaattttcttccccAGGCCTCAACAAAAGTATATGGGCTATTCTTTCCCATCTAGAGGCCTTCCCCTTCTTTGGTAGCCTCCATTCAGTGGTGCTGACATTACACTTCCTTGCCCCTTCCTTTCTTCACTGAATTCAATCTAATCAGATTTGTCCTTACTCACCAGAACTACAGCTGTGTTCTCTCTTGCCATCCTGATGTGACATGCCTGTGTTCCCACATGACTTACAGGCTGCCTTTGACTTACCACAGGGATGTGCTGAAGCATCTGAATCAAAAGGACTCAGGTTGCTGCAGATTATGGTCCCTGACCTTGCTTGTACTCCCTGTTGTTTGgtctggggtttgtttggaggtttttttgtgttggtttggtttgtttgtgtgtttttatgttttactttttgCAGACATTGCATCACAGTGACTTGCTGAAAAAGGCTTACATGTCTGAGCTAAGTTCCATGTTGTTAATCCACTTCCACTTCTTCTCGCTGTGAGAGTATGTGAGACCAAGTAAGTAGTAACTACTTCTAGATCGTTTGTAAAGAAAGTTctagaaaggaaacaaagaataaTAATACATGAAAATTATGTTGTCTTCACCAGAGGTACAGAGAAAGCTTAGTGCTAAATAACCAACGTTGCAAGTACATCATGCATCCAGCCATACATCTCTTTGCACAGCGTTagatgctgatttttttcttatttatttaatctCATTTCTCTTCCTGGGGCTTCTTAGGAatagaataaaaagaataatacaCCTGTGATACCATTAAAACTATATGCTATAGTTAGCCATATGTGACCTGATACCTGGAGATACTTTTCTATTCTGATTGTGATAGGAAagccttttcagttttcattaaaaaaaaaaacaaaacactctcACAAATAAGTGTCTGCTTGTATGTCTTGGTTTGTATGCTAAATCTCTTTAAAACATAAGTCATCTAGGCAGAGAGTTTAGTCCTTCCATGGGAGCATGCTTGCAGAGAGAAGCTTCCGGGTTCAAGACTTGAACAACCAAGATGCATCTTACTGTGAAGGTGTTTGCTGCCATACAGGGGTGCTTGGTGTATACAGCTAGCAGTGGATTACAGATCTGCAAAGGCATCTAACATGAGCAGGCAGACATCTAACATGAGAATACGCAAGTGTAACCCATTAGCCCTTTGGCATACAGGTCAAACCCCATGAATTTTGATCTCACCAGTTCGTCCTTGTTGTCAATGATGACCAGGTCAGCCTTCATGTCAGTACATTCTTTACGGGAGTCATTCCAATTGGTTTTATTCTGCCTTTGAAAAAAGAAGTAGcattttcccccatttttttcccagtgtttggGGCAGCCTGCAGGAGGGAAGAACAGCTGTGAAAAAATCCATGTTCACACTAACAAAAGGATCCCAACACAAAAGAAAGGTAAGAGAGTGAGTTGCAGCCAGAGAAGTACCTTTGCGGTTCTGCTTTTGATTCTCACCATGCCACCTGGGATCCTTGCCATTCTCTGTAGTTAATTCCAGCCCTAGGCATAAGTCAGTGAAGTAGAATCACAGATAACGTTATCcagcctttaaaatatttgctgaGAAGGTAAAGAGAAATGGCCAGgtcaaaaagcagctttaagTTTTCAAAAGTCCTGTTTGCCTGCTGCAAAATATGGCAATAGTGATGCtactaaaaagaaagaacatttctCTCCATTGCCAAGCAGGGTACCAGGAGGAACAGAGAATGGGGCCTGGAAAGGGTGATATCATTCAGGGAGACAGGGACTGCTTGATATAGTTTTGTTGGTTATCCAGCAGCTCCTAAACAGCAAAAGGGAATTGCACTTAGTTAAAATGCTAAGAATGGAGAGGTACTTGAGAAGCAATACGTGCACATTGATCCATCGTGTTCATAACAATGCTGGGATACCAAAGGGAGTGTTATATTTTTGTCTGTTCACCTAGCCATGGGCTCCTCTGTACTAGCATGAGAGAGTAATCAGTTCTTACCTCTGAAAAAGTAATGTAGTGCTGACCAAGCACTACTtttaaagaatatgaaaatatgaaaagtcTCTGGCCTTGAGAGCTTATCCTGTGAGTGTACATGATAAGGTTATTTGTTGCTGAGATGTCAAATTGTTTGTTCTTCTGAACAAAAGCTGGACATATACCTTCCCCCAGCCCCTCCACCCCCTTAAAAGACAATTGAACAGACTTCTGGAAACTTTCTTTTGAATGGCAGAGTATTACCTACCTAGTTCATGTGCATCTTCACAGGTGATGGAGAAGGTTTTTGAGTCAGCTGGTCTGCTTGCAGTTGGATGATCTGGAAATAAGAATGCGAAATCTGCTTTGAATGTCTGACCATCTTGCCATACACTCTCAGGGCTCTTCTGGACCTCTTTGaccaccaccatcaccccaTACAGAATGCCTACTCCTcacctttttcctcctccagcgGAGGATTTCAAGGACCACCAGAGACTCC
The sequence above is a segment of the Lathamus discolor isolate bLatDis1 chromosome 1, bLatDis1.hap1, whole genome shotgun sequence genome. Coding sequences within it:
- the LOC136010522 gene encoding C-type lectin domain family 5 member A-like isoform X1 → MSEKLLYADLNLTESTRPKLQKVTDVQDSTYAEVKVQSLDRSAAVSYTPSGKSCCSRTCVAVLVAVIILLLVLAVCMILMYHPTASRPADSKTFSITCEDAHELGLELTTENGKDPRWHGENQKQNRKGCPKHWEKNGGKCYFFFQRQNKTNWNDSRKECTDMKADLVIIDNKDELNFLYKRSRSSYYLLGLTYSHSEKKWKWINNMELSSDMFCIGGDFTDYFCAVIGHGKVETAPCSGSLSTQNMCEKAADISESQES
- the LOC136010522 gene encoding C-type lectin domain family 5 member A-like isoform X2, which gives rise to MSEKLLYADLNLTESTRPKLQKVTDVQDSTYAEVKVQSLDRSAAVSYTPSGKSCCSRTCVAVLVAVIILLLVLAVCMILMYHPTASRPADSKTFSITCEDAHELGCPKHWEKNGGKCYFFFQRQNKTNWNDSRKECTDMKADLVIIDNKDELNFLYKRSRSSYYLLGLTYSHSEKKWKWINNMELSSDMFCIGGDFTDYFCAVIGHGKVETAPCSGSLSTQNMCEKAADISESQES